The proteins below come from a single Mycolicibacterium sp. TY81 genomic window:
- the ligD gene encoding non-homologous end-joining DNA ligase, with the protein MEQFGRVRLTNPDKVLYPATGTTKADVFDYYLAVADAMLPHIAGRPVTRKRWPNGVAQQSFFEKQLASSAPEWLERGAITHRSGTTVYPIIDTPEGLAWIAQQASLEVHVPQWRFVGGGGGPGEAPAPGPATRIVFDLDPGEGVTMAQLCEVARAVRELVAGMDLEAHPVTSGSKGLHLYVPLASPVSSRGASAVAKRVAQQLESSIGGLVTATMTRSLRAGKVFLDWSQNSAAKTTVAPYSLRGRDEPTVAAPRTWEELDDPELRQLRFDEVLARLAGDGDLLADMDGDAPVADRLTTYRSMRDPGRTPEPVPAAPPASGLNNRFVIQEHHARRLHYDFRLERDGVLVSWAVPKNLPDTSTVNHLAVHTEDHPLEYATFEGDIPKGEYGGGHVTIWDSGTYDTEKFRDPGENGEVIVNLHGSRVSGRYVLIQTEGKNWLVRRMKEQRLQPMLATHGSVGRLSPDHWAFEGKWDGYRLLVDADHGRIRLTARSGRDVTGEFPQLQSLAADLADHHVILDGEVVALQDGVPSFQAMQNRGSGSHIEFWCFDILSLDGRDLTRAKYRDRRKLLETLASDGALTVPPLLPADDPLKFADERGYEGVVAKKWDSGYRPGRSEAWVKDKFWRTQEVVIGGWRAGEGGRTSGIGALLIGVPENDGLQFVGRVGTGFTDKMLADLKAMLKPLETRESPFTAPLSTVDAKGVTYVRPELVGEVRYSERTSDNRLRQPSWRGLRPDKTPGEVTWE; encoded by the coding sequence CGGCGACCGGCACGACCAAGGCCGATGTTTTCGACTATTACCTCGCCGTCGCCGACGCCATGTTGCCGCACATCGCGGGCCGTCCCGTGACCCGCAAACGCTGGCCCAATGGTGTTGCGCAGCAGTCGTTCTTCGAGAAGCAGCTGGCGTCGTCGGCGCCGGAGTGGCTGGAGCGCGGTGCCATCACGCATCGCAGCGGAACCACCGTCTATCCGATCATCGACACGCCCGAGGGGCTGGCCTGGATCGCCCAACAGGCGTCGTTGGAAGTGCATGTGCCGCAATGGCGCTTTGTCGGCGGTGGCGGCGGCCCGGGCGAGGCCCCGGCGCCCGGGCCCGCGACACGCATCGTGTTCGACCTGGATCCGGGCGAGGGCGTCACCATGGCGCAGTTGTGCGAGGTGGCGCGTGCCGTCCGCGAACTCGTTGCCGGCATGGATCTGGAGGCCCATCCGGTGACCAGCGGCAGTAAGGGTTTGCACCTGTATGTGCCGCTGGCCTCGCCCGTCAGCTCCCGCGGTGCGTCGGCTGTCGCCAAACGTGTTGCCCAGCAACTCGAATCATCGATAGGTGGGCTGGTCACCGCGACCATGACCCGCAGTCTGCGGGCCGGCAAGGTGTTCCTGGACTGGAGCCAGAACTCCGCGGCCAAGACGACGGTGGCCCCGTACTCGTTGCGCGGCCGCGACGAGCCGACGGTGGCCGCGCCGCGCACCTGGGAGGAACTCGACGATCCCGAGTTACGCCAGCTGCGGTTCGACGAGGTGCTGGCCCGCCTGGCCGGCGACGGCGATCTGCTCGCGGACATGGACGGCGACGCGCCGGTGGCCGACCGGCTCACCACCTACCGCAGCATGCGGGACCCCGGTCGCACGCCGGAGCCGGTGCCCGCGGCCCCGCCCGCATCGGGTCTCAACAACCGCTTCGTCATCCAAGAACACCACGCCCGCCGGCTGCACTACGACTTCCGGCTCGAACGCGACGGCGTGCTGGTCAGTTGGGCTGTCCCGAAGAACCTTCCGGACACCTCGACCGTCAACCACCTGGCGGTGCACACCGAAGACCACCCGCTGGAGTACGCCACCTTCGAAGGCGACATCCCCAAGGGCGAATACGGCGGCGGGCACGTCACGATCTGGGATTCGGGCACCTACGACACCGAAAAGTTCCGGGACCCAGGCGAAAACGGCGAGGTCATCGTCAACCTCCACGGCAGCCGGGTCTCCGGGCGCTACGTGCTGATCCAGACCGAAGGTAAGAACTGGCTGGTGCGCCGGATGAAAGAGCAACGGCTGCAACCCATGCTGGCCACGCACGGCTCGGTGGGCCGGCTGTCTCCGGACCACTGGGCCTTCGAAGGAAAGTGGGACGGCTACCGGCTCCTGGTCGACGCCGACCACGGCCGAATTCGGCTGACCGCTCGCAGCGGCCGTGACGTCACGGGAGAATTCCCGCAACTGCAGTCGTTGGCAGCCGATCTCGCCGACCACCACGTGATCCTCGACGGCGAGGTGGTGGCGTTGCAGGACGGTGTGCCGAGCTTCCAGGCCATGCAGAACCGCGGTTCCGGCAGCCACATCGAATTCTGGTGTTTCGACATCCTGTCCCTCGACGGACGCGACCTGACCCGCGCGAAGTACCGGGACCGGCGAAAGTTGTTGGAAACCCTGGCCTCTGACGGCGCGCTGACGGTACCGCCACTGCTGCCGGCGGATGACCCCCTGAAGTTCGCCGATGAGCGCGGCTACGAAGGGGTGGTGGCGAAGAAATGGGATTCGGGCTACCGGCCGGGGCGGTCGGAGGCCTGGGTGAAGGACAAGTTCTGGCGCACACAGGAAGTGGTGATCGGCGGCTGGCGGGCCGGGGAGGGCGGCCGCACCAGCGGTATCGGGGCGCTGCTGATCGGAGTTCCCGAAAACGACGGCCTGCAGTTCGTCGGCCGCGTCGGTACCGGGTTCACCGACAAGATGCTGGCTGATCTGAAGGCGATGCTCAAGCCGCTCGAGACCCGCGAATCACCTTTTACCGCACCGCTTTCCACCGTGGATGCCAAAGGCGTGACCTACGTGCGGCCCGAGCTCGTGGGCGAGGTGCGCTACAGCGAGCGCACCTCGGACAATCGGCTGCGTCAGCCCAGTTGGCGTGGCCTACGCCCCGACAAGACGCCGGGGGAGGTCACCTGGGAGTGA
- the rnhA gene encoding ribonuclease HI, translated as MSDSATDDVVVIHTDGGCRPNPGPGGWGAVLRMRHHVREMFGGEAGETSNNRMELMAPIMALEALTRPVVVHLHTDSTYVRNGITKWVYGWERNGWMTASKQPVKNVDLWQRLQAACARHQVEWFWVKGHSGITDNELADQLATRGLEEAVAAALCLP; from the coding sequence ATGAGCGACTCCGCTACCGATGACGTCGTGGTGATCCACACCGACGGCGGCTGCCGCCCCAACCCCGGCCCCGGCGGCTGGGGTGCGGTGCTGCGCATGCGCCATCACGTGCGCGAAATGTTCGGCGGTGAGGCCGGTGAAACCAGCAACAACCGCATGGAGCTGATGGCGCCGATCATGGCGCTCGAGGCGTTGACGCGGCCCGTCGTGGTGCACCTGCACACCGACAGCACCTACGTCCGCAACGGCATCACCAAGTGGGTGTACGGCTGGGAGCGCAACGGCTGGATGACGGCGTCGAAGCAGCCCGTGAAGAACGTCGATCTGTGGCAGCGGCTGCAGGCGGCCTGCGCCCGGCACCAGGTCGAGTGGTTCTGGGTGAAGGGGCACTCCGGCATCACCGACAACGAGTTGGCCGATCAGCTGGCGACGCGCGGGCTGGAAGAGGCCGTCGCCGCCGCACTCTGCCTGCCGTGA
- a CDS encoding VOC family protein yields MTVTVDEFEVADPADAWTAAGFTVDPDGVCRVGGVRIRLVGRERGTGIVGWALRGVPSDQPLDGIPTTSSDTPPPIPAEHPNGAVSVDHVVLLSPDLKRTVAALAAVDVHPRRERDGELGGRPMRQIFFRLGEVILEVVGSPGATGDGPSTLWGLTYVVDDIDATAASFGDRTAPVKPAVQPGRRITTLRHHEFGMSVRTAMISAPILSR; encoded by the coding sequence ATGACCGTCACCGTCGATGAGTTCGAGGTCGCCGACCCCGCCGACGCGTGGACCGCGGCCGGCTTCACCGTCGACCCGGACGGCGTATGCCGGGTCGGCGGCGTCCGTATCCGGTTGGTCGGACGTGAACGCGGCACGGGCATCGTCGGATGGGCACTGCGCGGCGTGCCGTCCGACCAGCCGCTCGACGGCATCCCCACCACCAGCTCGGACACGCCGCCGCCGATACCCGCCGAGCACCCCAACGGCGCCGTATCGGTCGACCACGTCGTGCTGCTGTCACCCGATCTGAAACGGACCGTCGCGGCGCTGGCGGCCGTCGACGTCCATCCGCGCCGCGAACGGGACGGCGAACTGGGCGGCCGGCCGATGCGGCAGATCTTCTTCCGGCTGGGCGAGGTGATCCTCGAGGTCGTCGGGTCGCCCGGCGCCACGGGCGACGGCCCGTCTACGTTGTGGGGTCTGACCTACGTCGTCGACGACATCGACGCCACCGCCGCCTCCTTCGGTGACCGCACCGCGCCCGTCAAACCGGCGGTACAACCCGGACGCCGGATCACCACGCTGCGGCATCACGAATTCGGGATGTCGGTCCGCACGGCGATGATCTCGGCACCTATTCTCAGCCGATGA
- a CDS encoding TetR/AcrR family transcriptional regulator — protein MVDPRATVDDLTAKARIRNTALDLYAKHGEDRISLRAIAAEAGVAVGLVQHHFKTKAGLRNAVDQLVVDYFAGALAEVPEDASTAVRDAAVRDMLRANPAVVDYVRRALLQPNVADSHLVDVIVDLTQREVRAARKTGRASTTRRENTQVVAVLARQMGELLLAPMVDAVWARVAPDTKPPRLRVTVDEAGQ, from the coding sequence ATGGTTGATCCGAGGGCAACTGTCGACGACCTGACAGCCAAAGCGCGCATCCGAAACACCGCGCTGGACCTGTACGCCAAACACGGCGAAGACCGAATCTCGTTGCGCGCCATTGCCGCCGAAGCCGGCGTCGCGGTCGGCCTGGTGCAGCACCACTTCAAGACCAAGGCCGGCCTGCGGAACGCGGTGGACCAGCTGGTGGTCGACTACTTCGCGGGCGCCCTGGCCGAGGTGCCCGAAGACGCCTCCACCGCCGTGCGCGACGCCGCCGTCCGCGACATGCTGCGGGCCAATCCGGCGGTGGTCGACTACGTGCGCCGGGCCCTGCTGCAACCGAACGTCGCCGACAGCCACCTGGTCGACGTCATCGTCGACCTCACGCAACGCGAGGTCCGCGCGGCCCGCAAGACCGGTCGCGCCTCGACCACGCGCCGCGAGAACACCCAGGTCGTCGCCGTGCTCGCCCGGCAGATGGGCGAACTACTGTTGGCGCCCATGGTCGACGCGGTGTGGGCACGGGTGGCGCCGGATACGAAACCGCCGCGACTCCGGGTGACGGTCGACGAGGCCGGGCAATGA
- a CDS encoding acyl-CoA dehydrogenase family protein — protein MSELFPKYRASWETDQHRELRQHAAAFLAKEATPNQERWAKNRQVDREFWNKLGDAGLLGLDLPEEYGGAGGDFGFSAVVAEEFALAHDSASGWSVHSPIVAHYIDTYGNAEQKARWMPKIISGETVLAIAMTEPGTGSDLQAVRTTAIRDGDHYVINGSKTFISNGSLCDMVVIVAKTDPTQGAAGVSLIVAEVNDLPGFERGRVLEKVGQHGQDTRELFFTDMRVPVTNLLGEQEGLGFYQLMSQLARERLVIGSICAGMAEAAVLEAIKYTKQREAFGKPLINFQHNRFQLAELKAEVLSIKTTVDYCVQSLIDGDNDPAIASMGKLIAADRAVAVVDRCVQFFGGYGYMMEYPIGRAYAAARVNKIYGGTSEIMKEIISRTL, from the coding sequence ATGTCAGAGCTCTTCCCGAAGTACCGGGCCAGCTGGGAGACCGACCAGCACCGCGAGCTGCGTCAGCACGCGGCGGCGTTCCTGGCCAAGGAGGCCACGCCCAACCAGGAGCGGTGGGCCAAGAACCGCCAGGTCGACCGCGAGTTCTGGAACAAGCTCGGCGACGCCGGCCTGCTCGGCCTGGACCTGCCAGAGGAGTACGGCGGCGCGGGCGGTGACTTCGGGTTCTCGGCCGTGGTGGCCGAAGAGTTTGCGCTGGCCCATGATTCGGCCTCCGGCTGGTCGGTGCACTCGCCGATCGTGGCGCACTACATCGACACCTACGGCAACGCGGAGCAGAAGGCCCGCTGGATGCCGAAGATCATCAGTGGCGAGACGGTGCTGGCCATCGCGATGACCGAGCCGGGCACCGGTTCGGACCTGCAGGCCGTCCGCACCACCGCCATCCGCGATGGCGACCACTACGTCATCAACGGCTCAAAGACCTTCATCTCCAACGGATCTCTGTGTGACATGGTGGTGATCGTCGCCAAGACCGATCCCACGCAGGGTGCGGCCGGGGTGTCGCTGATCGTCGCCGAGGTCAACGACCTGCCGGGCTTCGAGCGCGGCCGGGTGCTGGAGAAGGTCGGTCAGCACGGCCAGGACACCCGCGAGCTGTTCTTCACCGACATGCGCGTGCCGGTCACCAACCTGCTCGGTGAGCAGGAAGGCCTGGGCTTCTACCAGCTGATGTCGCAGCTGGCCCGCGAGCGGCTCGTCATCGGATCGATCTGCGCCGGCATGGCCGAGGCCGCGGTGCTGGAGGCCATCAAGTACACCAAGCAGCGCGAGGCCTTCGGCAAACCGCTGATCAACTTCCAGCACAACCGATTCCAGCTCGCCGAGCTCAAGGCCGAGGTGCTGTCGATCAAGACCACGGTGGACTACTGCGTGCAGTCGCTGATCGACGGCGACAACGATCCGGCGATCGCGTCCATGGGCAAGCTGATCGCCGCCGACCGGGCCGTGGCCGTCGTCGACCGCTGTGTGCAGTTCTTCGGCGGGTACGGCTACATGATGGAGTATCCGATCGGCCGGGCGTATGCCGCGGCACGCGTCAACAAGATCTACGGCGGCACAAGCGAAATCATGAAGGAGATCATCAGCCGCACGCTGTGA
- a CDS encoding DUF5709 domain-containing protein: MSASDEYSVDDEDQLTQEDMLIDRGVDDLLDEGYSPPDKWREPRDDETLDELLAEEEPDPALQLDEGDDPDEQWGEDEVGDQRSGRLVAGEQDGELLAGDVGIDGSAASAEEAAVHVIDE; the protein is encoded by the coding sequence ATGAGTGCCTCGGATGAGTACAGCGTCGACGATGAGGATCAGCTGACCCAGGAGGACATGCTGATCGACCGCGGTGTCGATGACCTGCTGGACGAGGGCTACTCGCCGCCGGACAAGTGGCGCGAGCCCCGGGATGACGAGACCCTCGACGAACTGCTCGCCGAGGAAGAGCCGGACCCGGCGCTGCAACTTGACGAGGGTGACGATCCCGACGAGCAGTGGGGCGAAGACGAGGTCGGTGACCAGCGGTCCGGCCGGCTCGTGGCCGGCGAGCAGGACGGCGAGCTGCTCGCGGGGGACGTCGGCATCGACGGGAGCGCGGCCTCCGCCGAGGAGGCCGCGGTCCACGTCATCGACGAGTAG
- a CDS encoding LLM class flavin-dependent oxidoreductase, with amino-acid sequence MRFTYAEAMTDPKYYIPLAKAADEAGYHAMTIPDSIAYPFESDSSYPYTADGSREFLDGKSFIESFSLIGALSAVTTKLHFNIFVLKLPIRPPALVAKQAGSLAALFDNRLGLGVGTSPWPEDYEVMGVPFARRGKRMDECIDVIRGLTSGDYFEYHGEFYDIPKTKMTPAPTKPVPILVGGHADAALKRAARNDGWMHGGGDPAELDPLLKKLAQYRESEERIGLCDEFQIHVISIDGFTVDGVKRLEDKGVTDVIVGFRVPYIMGEDTQPLDEKIKHLEMFAENVIAKV; translated from the coding sequence ATGAGGTTCACCTACGCCGAAGCGATGACCGATCCGAAGTACTACATCCCGCTGGCCAAGGCGGCTGACGAAGCCGGCTACCACGCAATGACCATTCCGGACAGCATCGCGTACCCCTTCGAGTCCGACTCGTCCTACCCGTACACCGCCGACGGCAGCCGCGAATTCCTCGACGGCAAGTCGTTCATCGAGTCGTTCTCGCTGATCGGCGCCCTGTCCGCCGTCACGACCAAGCTGCACTTCAACATCTTCGTGCTGAAGCTCCCCATCCGGCCGCCGGCCCTGGTCGCCAAGCAGGCCGGGTCGCTGGCCGCGCTGTTCGACAACCGCCTGGGCCTGGGCGTCGGCACCAGCCCGTGGCCGGAGGACTACGAGGTCATGGGCGTGCCGTTCGCCCGCCGCGGCAAGCGCATGGATGAGTGCATCGACGTCATCCGCGGCCTGACCTCGGGTGACTACTTCGAGTACCACGGCGAGTTCTACGACATCCCCAAGACCAAGATGACGCCCGCGCCGACCAAGCCGGTACCGATCCTGGTCGGTGGCCATGCCGACGCCGCGCTCAAGCGCGCCGCCCGTAACGACGGCTGGATGCACGGCGGCGGCGACCCGGCCGAGCTCGATCCGCTGCTGAAGAAGCTTGCGCAGTACCGCGAATCCGAAGAGCGGATCGGGCTGTGCGACGAGTTCCAGATTCACGTCATCTCGATCGACGGCTTCACCGTCGACGGCGTGAAGCGGCTCGAGGACAAGGGCGTCACCGACGTCATCGTCGGCTTCCGCGTGCCCTACATCATGGGCGAGGACACCCAGCCGCTCGACGAGAAGATCAAGCACCTGGAGATGTTCGCCGAGAACGTCATCGCCAAGGTCTGA
- a CDS encoding diiron oxygenase has protein sequence MTASVKGQATREEFAERLLKGSVRKSYAPIVDIDWAAPIDPDKYFLPPKVVSLYGTPIWEAMSRAEQIELSRQELVNTLSAGIWFENILNQALLRKAMHQDPTASATHYELTELGDETRHMVMFGKAIEKVGADPVRPKWYQRTIINMLPFAFQGSVLWVAALIGEEIFDSLQRQMMDDPELQPMVQRLMRIHVTEEARHIQFARDGLRKRAPEMSWPKRFWIGNLNGVGGLFFRFLFTNKVQYRRVGLDARAARRMARTSPHRIETQIAGFAPLASFLEEVGLLGPIARRLWRRSGFLPGGKIAPATRAEIAEPEDLYDGPATIDGREVRVRLAGHLDPIDGQYHWRGTVFETLDELPRTPVTVAVGERTATARVTERSQQGGYAISGAGLPPFPLT, from the coding sequence ATGACAGCTTCGGTCAAGGGTCAGGCTACTCGCGAGGAATTCGCCGAGCGCCTGCTCAAGGGCTCTGTACGCAAGTCATACGCGCCGATTGTCGACATCGACTGGGCCGCGCCGATCGACCCGGACAAGTACTTCCTGCCACCGAAGGTCGTCTCGCTGTACGGCACCCCGATCTGGGAGGCGATGAGCCGGGCCGAGCAGATCGAGCTCTCCCGCCAGGAACTGGTGAACACCCTGTCGGCCGGCATCTGGTTCGAGAACATCCTCAACCAGGCCCTGCTGCGCAAGGCGATGCATCAGGACCCGACGGCGAGCGCCACCCACTACGAGCTGACCGAACTCGGCGACGAGACCCGGCACATGGTGATGTTCGGCAAGGCCATCGAGAAGGTCGGCGCCGACCCGGTGCGGCCCAAGTGGTACCAGCGCACGATCATCAACATGCTGCCGTTCGCCTTCCAGGGTTCGGTGCTGTGGGTGGCCGCACTGATCGGCGAGGAGATCTTCGATTCGCTGCAACGCCAGATGATGGACGATCCGGAATTGCAGCCAATGGTGCAGCGGCTCATGCGGATTCACGTCACCGAAGAGGCCCGGCACATCCAGTTCGCCCGCGACGGACTGCGCAAGCGCGCCCCGGAGATGTCGTGGCCGAAGCGCTTCTGGATCGGCAACCTCAACGGGGTCGGCGGCCTGTTCTTCCGGTTCCTGTTCACCAACAAGGTGCAGTACCGCCGCGTCGGATTGGACGCCCGGGCCGCGCGCCGGATGGCGCGGACCTCGCCGCACCGGATCGAGACGCAGATCGCCGGGTTCGCGCCGCTCGCGTCGTTCCTGGAGGAGGTTGGACTCCTCGGCCCCATCGCGCGGCGGTTGTGGCGGCGCAGCGGTTTCCTGCCCGGCGGCAAGATTGCGCCGGCGACGCGAGCCGAGATTGCCGAACCCGAAGACCTGTACGACGGGCCGGCCACCATCGACGGCCGCGAGGTCCGGGTCCGGCTGGCCGGGCACCTCGATCCGATCGACGGCCAGTACCACTGGCGCGGGACGGTTTTCGAGACGCTCGACGAGCTGCCGCGCACGCCCGTCACCGTGGCGGTCGGCGAACGCACCGCGACGGCACGCGTCACCGAGCGCAGCCAGCAGGGCGGCTACGCCATCAGTGGCGCCGGTTTGCCGCCGTTCCCGCTGACTTGA
- the cobF gene encoding precorrin-6A synthase (deacetylating): protein MRTIHVIGIGAGDPDYVTAQAVTALNDTQVFFAMDKGDTKDDLVALRRLICERFIEDPAYRFVALPDPVRAKDREYHEAVAEWHAARARLWAEAIETELGPDGVGAFLAWGDPSLYDSTLRILDRVAEHVEFEFDVIPGITAIQALTARHRIPLNDIGEPVLITTGRQLREHGLAGAAVVMLDGECSFLECPPQTRIWWGAYLGTPDEMLIAGTVGAVGEQIARERAEARTRHGWIMDTYLLRAESTA from the coding sequence ATGCGCACCATCCACGTCATCGGTATCGGCGCCGGCGACCCGGACTACGTCACCGCCCAGGCCGTCACGGCACTCAACGACACCCAGGTGTTCTTCGCCATGGATAAAGGCGATACCAAGGATGACCTCGTCGCGCTGCGCCGCCTGATCTGTGAGCGTTTCATCGAAGACCCGGCCTACCGGTTCGTGGCGCTGCCGGATCCGGTGAGGGCCAAAGATCGTGAGTACCACGAAGCGGTGGCCGAATGGCACGCCGCACGAGCGCGGCTGTGGGCGGAGGCCATCGAGACCGAACTGGGGCCCGACGGCGTCGGCGCCTTCCTCGCGTGGGGCGATCCGTCGCTCTACGACAGCACGCTGCGCATCCTGGACCGCGTCGCCGAACACGTCGAGTTCGAGTTCGACGTCATCCCCGGCATCACGGCCATCCAGGCCCTCACGGCTCGACATCGCATCCCGCTCAACGACATTGGCGAGCCGGTGCTGATCACGACGGGGCGTCAGCTGCGTGAGCACGGGCTGGCCGGCGCCGCGGTGGTGATGCTCGACGGCGAGTGCTCGTTCCTGGAATGCCCACCGCAGACCCGGATTTGGTGGGGTGCCTACCTCGGCACGCCGGACGAGATGCTCATCGCCGGCACCGTCGGAGCGGTCGGGGAGCAGATCGCCCGGGAGCGCGCCGAGGCCCGGACGCGGCACGGCTGGATCATGGACACCTATCTGCTGCGGGCAGAATCGACGGCATGA